In Actinopolyspora saharensis, the genomic window ACCCGGACCTGCTCATCGCCGACGAGCCGACCACGGCGCTGGACGTCACGGTGCAGGCCCAGATCATGGACCTGCTCGACGAGCTGCGCCGCGAGCGCGACATGGGGCTGATCCTGATCACCCACGACCTGGGCGTGGTCGCCGAGGTCGCCGACCGGATCGCGGTGATGTACGCCGGGCGCGTGGTGGAGGAGTCCGACGCGGAGTCGCTGTACAAGCGCCCCGCGCACCCGTACACCGAGGGTCTGATGGAGTCCATCCCCCGGTTGGACCAGAAGGGGGAGGAGCTGGCGAGCATCAAGGGCCTGCCGCCCAACCTCGCCGACATCCCGCCCGGATGTCCGTTCCACCCGCGCTGCCACCGTGCCGCGGACGAGTGCAGCGAAAAGCTCCCCGAGCTGCGCGAGCTCCGTGCGGGACGCCACAGCGCCTGTCACTTCGCCGAGGAGTTGATCAGCCGTGACTGAGTCGATCCTGCAAGTCCGCAACCTGGTGAAGCACTTTCCGGTGCAGCAGGGAGTGGTGTTCAAGAAGACCATCGGGCACGTGCGCGCGGTGGACGGGGTCTCCTTCGACCTCAACCGGGGCGAGACGCTGGGCGTGGTCGGCGAGTCCGGCTGCGGCAAGTCCACGCTGGCCCAGGTGCTGATGCGGCTGGAGCAGCCGACCAGCGGCAGCGCCCTGTTCGAGGGCGTGGACATGTTCGGCAAGAAGAGCGCGGAGCAGCTGCGCAGCCTGCGCAGGGACATGCAGATCGTGCTGCAGGACCCCTACACCTCGCTGAACCCGCGCAAGACGGTGGGCGACATCGTCGGCGAACCGTTCGAGATCCACCCCGAGGTGGCCCCGAAGGGGGACCGGCAGCGTCGCGTCCAGGAACTGCTGGACATCGTCGGGCTCAACCCGGAGCACGTGCGGCGCTACCCGCACCAGTTCTCCGGTGGGCAGCGCCAGCGCATCGGCATCGCGCGGGCGCTGGCGCTCAAGCCCAAGGTGATCGTCTGCGACGAGCCGGTCTCCGCGCTGGACGTCTCGATCCAGGCGCAGGTCATGAACCTGCTGGGCGAGCTGCAGTCCGAGTTCGGGCTGTCCTACATCTTCATCGCGCACGACTTGGGCGTGGTGCGCCACCTCTCGGACCGGGTGGCGGTGATGTACCTGGGCAAGGTCGTGGAAACGGGCACGGAGGACCAGATCTACGAGCACCCGCAGCACCCGTACACCCAGGCGCTGCTGTCCTCGGTGCCGGTGCCGGACCCCTCACTGCGCAACCGCAGGGAGAGCATCCGGCTGTCCGGCGACGTTCCCAGCCCGGCGAGCCCGCCCTCCGGGTGCCGCTTCCGCACCAGGTGCTGGAAGGCCCGCGACATCTGCGCCGAGCAGGAGCCCGAGCTGGCCGTGCGGCTGGACGGCGGGGAACTCGCCCCGGACACGGAGCAGGGGCACCCCAGTGCCTGTCACTTCGCCGAGCGCAACGAGCACGTGATCTCCTGACTGGAGAGCTCTCCTCGCTCCGCTGCCGTAGGTGGTTGCGTGGCGGAACCTCTCGCGGGCTCTCGCTCCGGCGAGGCCCGACATCGGGTAGCGACCTACACAACGTCGGGCCTTCCTCGCGAGAGCACCACGAGAGAACCCGCGGCGGTGCCGACTGCTCGGGCTCAAAGCGCTCGCGTTGGACAGCACCCCTCGGCCGGGAGTGCCTGTCCGGGTGCTCTGCGCACTTCAGATGGAAAGTTCCGTTCCACGCGAGCGCTTCAGCCCACGCAGGACGAGAAGATCCGGTGCGTGAGTCGGATGCATTGCAAGGCCGGGCCGCTCGCCGCGTAGGTCGCTACTCAAGAGCGGCCCAACACAGCAAGGCGCCGACTCACGTGCCGGCTAACCGACCACCCTGGTCGGGGGCGTCCCGTGCGCGCTCATCGTGAGACGAACTCGGCGAGATCCGCGGACTGCTTGATGCGCGACGGCTCGTGCACGTACATCATGTGCCCGGCCGGGTAGTAGCGGACCTCGATATTGTCCCGCAGCTCGCTGGGTATCTCCAGCTGGGCCAGGGTGTGCTCGGCCGCGTAGTACGGCGTCGCACCGTCGGTGTGGCCGCAGCCCACGTGCACCCGCAGGTGCGGGTTGGTGCGCATCGCCTTGGCCAGCTTGTCCGCCGCCGTCACCGACATGCCCTCGAAGTCCGCGTAGGACCAGGGGTGGACCCGCGCGGAGAGCACTTCGTACGGCAGGTCGTTGGCGTAGTCCAGCTCCTGGCGCAGGTAGTGGTTGATCCCGGCGGAGAAGGCCCCGATGAGGCCGGACACGCTGGGGTCGTCGGTGAAGTGCTCGCCGCCCGCGTCCGGTTCCCACCCGGTGAACCGCCCGTCCATCCTGCCCACCGTCAGTCGCCGGTCGCGCAGCAGTTCGGTGAAGAAGCGGACGTGCTCGACGCGCAGGTTCACCCGGTCCACGTAGTCGGTGCTCAGACCGGTCAGCTCCGCGGTGCGGCGCACCGCCTCCTCCCGATCCTCGGCCGACAGCCTCGCTCCCCTGGACAGGGCCCAGGGGTAGTCCCGCGCGGCGAACTCCTCGGCCTCCTCCAGCACCTCGCGCAGCGGCCGGTCGCCGTGCTTGCCGTGGTAGTGGGCGATGGCGGCGTAGCTCGGCAGGAAGAGGCTGTACGGGAGGTCGTTGCCCTCGGTGAACCGGATGGTGCCCATGTCGAGCACGGCGGAGATGAGCAGCAGGCCGTTGAGGTACATCCCGTGCTTGCTCTGCAGGTGCTCGGCCAGCGCGGCGGCGCGCAGCGTGCCGTAGGACTCGCCGGCCAGGTACTTGGGCGAGAGCCAGCGGCCGTTGCGGGAGGTCCACAGCCGGATCAGTTCGCCAACGGACTCGATGTCGCGCTGGTAGCCGTGGTAGTCACCCGGTTTTCCGCCCTGCACGGCCCTGGAGAACCCGGTGGAGATCGGGTCGATGAACACCAGGTCGCTGTGCGCGAGCAGCGTCTCGGGGTTGTCCGCGAGCCCGTAGGGCGGTGCTGCCGGTTGCCCGGCGTCGCCGGACAGGACCCGCCGGGGGCCGAGCAGTCCCAGGTGCAGGAAGGCGCTGGCCGCGCCGGGGCCGCCGTTGAAGGCGAAGGTGACCGGGCGGTTGCCGTTCGCGGGGGCGTCGGCGATG contains:
- a CDS encoding S10 family peptidase, which translates into the protein MAASEETDTTGETNQPSGATTAEPTDDLVSTHHTITANGKRLSYTATTGRYVLREESFTDGKFDGHVAKAEMFVTSYIADAPANGNRPVTFAFNGGPGAASAFLHLGLLGPRRVLSGDAGQPAAPPYGLADNPETLLAHSDLVFIDPISTGFSRAVQGGKPGDYHGYQRDIESVGELIRLWTSRNGRWLSPKYLAGESYGTLRAAALAEHLQSKHGMYLNGLLLISAVLDMGTIRFTEGNDLPYSLFLPSYAAIAHYHGKHGDRPLREVLEEAEEFAARDYPWALSRGARLSAEDREEAVRRTAELTGLSTDYVDRVNLRVEHVRFFTELLRDRRLTVGRMDGRFTGWEPDAGGEHFTDDPSVSGLIGAFSAGINHYLRQELDYANDLPYEVLSARVHPWSYADFEGMSVTAADKLAKAMRTNPHLRVHVGCGHTDGATPYYAAEHTLAQLEIPSELRDNIEVRYYPAGHMMYVHEPSRIKQSADLAEFVSR
- a CDS encoding ABC transporter ATP-binding protein; protein product: MTESILQVRNLVKHFPVQQGVVFKKTIGHVRAVDGVSFDLNRGETLGVVGESGCGKSTLAQVLMRLEQPTSGSALFEGVDMFGKKSAEQLRSLRRDMQIVLQDPYTSLNPRKTVGDIVGEPFEIHPEVAPKGDRQRRVQELLDIVGLNPEHVRRYPHQFSGGQRQRIGIARALALKPKVIVCDEPVSALDVSIQAQVMNLLGELQSEFGLSYIFIAHDLGVVRHLSDRVAVMYLGKVVETGTEDQIYEHPQHPYTQALLSSVPVPDPSLRNRRESIRLSGDVPSPASPPSGCRFRTRCWKARDICAEQEPELAVRLDGGELAPDTEQGHPSACHFAERNEHVIS